The following coding sequences lie in one Rhodococcus rhodochrous genomic window:
- a CDS encoding serine hydrolase domain-containing protein, whose product MSDTQRVVDSAREVIHTTVNSGAVPGVVAGMTNDQEALFIESAGVRSVDNDQPMTDDTVFSIFSTTKALTGTVALQLVESGDLDLDSPAEEYAPAIGELQVIEGFDSNGEPLLRAPKTDITTRQLLLHTAGFGYDFFNETYNRLAENHGQPSIVTATKDALKTPLLFDPGTQWEYGSNIDWAGQVIEGIVGTRLGEALKTRVLDPLGMTSTSFTPSDDMRARLATMHQRTDDGLQATDFVIPTPPEVDMGGHGLFSTVGDYLAFIRMWLNDGKADDGTVILRPDTVEWATRNDLGDLTVKMLPGVIGSLSNDAEFFPGQRKGWCYTFMTNETEAPTGRPAGSLAWAGLANLYYWIDRHNKIGGYWATQIFPFADPGSLGGYLDMETAVYRALS is encoded by the coding sequence ATGTCCGATACCCAGCGCGTCGTCGACTCAGCCCGCGAAGTCATCCACACCACGGTGAACAGCGGTGCCGTGCCCGGAGTAGTAGCGGGCATGACGAACGACCAGGAAGCCCTGTTCATCGAGTCCGCCGGGGTGCGGTCTGTCGACAACGATCAACCGATGACCGATGACACCGTCTTCAGCATCTTCTCGACCACCAAAGCCCTCACCGGCACCGTGGCGCTGCAACTCGTGGAATCCGGTGATCTCGACCTGGATTCCCCGGCCGAGGAGTACGCGCCCGCGATCGGCGAACTCCAGGTCATCGAGGGCTTCGACTCGAACGGTGAGCCGCTGCTGCGAGCACCGAAGACCGACATCACGACCCGCCAACTACTGCTGCACACCGCCGGCTTCGGATACGACTTCTTCAACGAGACGTACAACCGCCTCGCCGAGAACCACGGTCAGCCCAGCATCGTCACCGCCACCAAGGACGCGCTCAAGACACCGCTGCTGTTCGATCCCGGCACCCAGTGGGAGTACGGCTCGAATATCGACTGGGCAGGCCAGGTGATCGAAGGCATCGTCGGCACCCGCCTCGGCGAGGCGCTGAAGACACGAGTCCTCGACCCACTCGGCATGACATCGACGTCCTTCACTCCGTCCGACGACATGCGTGCGCGTCTGGCGACCATGCACCAGCGCACCGACGACGGGCTCCAGGCCACCGATTTCGTCATCCCCACCCCGCCCGAGGTCGACATGGGTGGGCACGGACTGTTCTCCACCGTCGGTGACTATCTCGCCTTCATCCGGATGTGGCTCAACGACGGCAAGGCAGACGACGGCACCGTCATCCTCCGCCCCGACACCGTCGAGTGGGCGACCAGGAACGACCTCGGCGACCTGACCGTGAAGATGCTTCCGGGTGTCATCGGGTCGCTGTCGAACGACGCCGAGTTCTTCCCTGGCCAGCGCAAGGGCTGGTGCTACACGTTCATGACCAACGAAACCGAAGCACCCACGGGCCGTCCCGCAGGCTCTCTCGCCTGGGCAGGCCTGGCCAACCTCTACTACTGGATCGACCGGCACAACAAGATCGGAGGCTACTGG